One region of Triticum aestivum cultivar Chinese Spring chromosome 6B, IWGSC CS RefSeq v2.1, whole genome shotgun sequence genomic DNA includes:
- the LOC123138278 gene encoding cation/H(+) antiporter 15, whose protein sequence is MLILVALGKSDHPPVNVLQRESRSCVITVRKEKRTVEIKFLIHAAAACMHRCGKPFTARARFRWHRHVVMHMAMHPAQTTSSIKITAQQSLLTAASPSPACSAWNDRYVVTVNREAAAVGPSPGLELAERPAEDGKRSMTTQPAVGDPLSDLWEHLMSPNRTHLSCFYPSKITMSGIWTGDNPLDFSLPLILFQMLLITSTTRAATLLLAPLGLPRYISEILGGFVLGPSVLGRLPHYTDIVFPPRSIFILDSMALFGLVYYSFTIGVEIEVPTITRAGFRSFWFAGASALLPFLIGATTGYVALGTDDSRKNADFVDRLSFPIFLGSTFASTAFSVLARNIAELKLAGTDVGQITLSTALINDTIAWTGLTVATALLYAEDSGLLPSVWTLLSGLVIFGASVLLVRPALVRLAQRATMEGEVIGEERECAVLVGVMVAALVADAGGTHVIFGAFVFGLAVPNGPVGVELVEKVEDYVVGTLLPLFFAMSGLRTDTSKVTSMEAAVLLMVATIAASVLKVVACIGVAAGFGMPLHDGTSIGLLLNTKGVIELVILNIARNKKIMSDQSFTVLVFMSALITALVSPLLTMVVKPARRLVFYKRRTVAWPQPDAELRVLACVHVPRDAPAAITLVDVLWPSRRSPIAVHALHLIEFAGRASALLLINAAAPAASSSEFSDQGRSHVEMQFKHIAHAFMAYAENHAPGGVLARTMAAVSPYASMHEDITAAAEDQHSALIVLPFHKHRSVDGGMEVSHPAIQSLNASVQSCSPCTVAILVDRSLGSGGTLPGGAGGYRVAALFFGGRDDREVVALATRMARNPAVDLTVMRFVQKGRAGSMTSSEFDALKERKADDWCMREFLERANAGGGGVDYCERGVFNASEMVAEIRNVEAAGKDLFLVSRTPGATGLTAGMSDWSECPELGPIGDLLVSKDFQTKASVLVVQSYGRAAASSASASSEFAVGEAVLPAPEAIMPATSMGHPPRRPRQHSHSDIML, encoded by the exons ATGTTGATCTTGGTAGCCTTAGGAAAATCGGATCATCCACCGGTAAATGTTCTGCAGCGTGAATCAAGAAGTTGTGTCATCACAGTTCGAAAAGAAAAGAGGACGGTGGAGATCAAATTTTTGATTCACGCTGCAGCTGCATGTATGCATAGGTGTGGAAAACCATTCACGGCTAGGGCCCGCTTCCGATGGCATCGGCATGTCGTTATGCACATGGCGATGCATCCGGCTCAAACGACGAGCTCTATCAAAATTACGGCCCAACAATCACTCCTCACCGCAGCTTCTCCGTCCCCGGCATGCAGTGCATGGAACGATCGCTACGTCGTCACCGTCAACCGTGAAGCCGCCGCGGTCGGGCCGTCGCCGGGGTTGGAGTTGGCAGAACGGCCGGCCGAGGACGGGAAACGATCGATGACGACGCAACCGGCGGTGGGCGACCCTCTGTCGGACCTATGGGAGCACCTGATGTCGCCGAACAGGACGCACCTCTCCTGCTTCTACCCGAGCAAGATCACCATGAGCGGCATCTGGACCGGCGACAACCCTCTCGACTTCTCCCTCCCGCTCATCCTCTTCCAGATGCTCCTCAtcacctccaccacccgcgccgccaccctcctcctcgccccgCTCGGCCTCCCCCGCTACATCTCGGAGATACTC GGCGGCTTCGTTCTCGGGCCCTCGGTGCTGGGCCGGCTCCCGCACTATACCGACATCGTTTTCCCCCCGCGCAGCATCTTCATCCTCGACTCCATGGCCCTCTTCGGCCTCGTCTACTACAGCTTCACCATCGGCGTCGAGATCGAGGTCCCCACCATCACCCGCGCCGGCTTCCGGAGCTTCTGGTTCGCCGGCGCGTCGGCGCTCCTGCCTTTCCTTATCGGCGCCACCACCGGCTACGTCGCCCTCGGCACCGACGATTCCCGTAAGAATGCTGACTTCGTCGACAGACTCTCCTTTCCCATCTTCCTCGGGTCCACCTTCGCCTCTACCGCCTTCTCCGTGCTCGCCCGCAACATCGCCGAGCTCAAGCTCGCCGGCACCGACGTCGGCCAGATCACGCTCTCCACCGCCCTCATCAACGACACTATCGCGTGGACCGGGCTCACCGTCGCCACGGCGCTCTTGTACGCGGAGGACAGCGGGTTGCTCCCGTCCGTGTGGACGCTCCTGTCGGGGCTTGTCATCTTCGGCGCGAGCGTCCTCCTGGTCCGGCCCGCGCTCGTGCGGCTGGCGCAACGCGCGACCATGGAGGGGGAGGTAATCGGTGAGGAGCGTGAGTGCGCTGTGCTTGTCGGCGTCATGGTGGCAGCTCTCGTGGCGGACGCCGGGGGCACACACGTCATCTTTGGGGCCTTCGTGTTTGGGCTCGCCGTGCCCAACGGGCCCGTCGGTGTGGAGCTGGTGGAGAAGGTGGAGGACTACGTGGTGGGGACGCTACTCCCGCTCTTCTTCGCCATGTCCGGACTCCGCACGGACACCTCCAAGGTTACCAGCATGGAGGCCGCCGTGCTGCTGATGGTTGCCACCATTGCCGCGTCGGTGTTGAAGGTGGTCGCTTGCATCGGTGTGGCCGCGGGGTTCGGCATGCCGCTGCACGACGGCACGTCCATTGGGCTGCTGCTCAACACCAAGGGGGTCATCGAGCTCGTCATCCTCAACATCGCAAGAAACAAAAAG ATCATGAGTGACCAGTCGTTCACGGTGCTGGTGTTCATGTCGGCGCTGATCACAGCGCTGGTGAGCCCGTTGCTGACCATGGTTGTCAAGCCGGCCCGCCGCCTCGTCTTCTACAAGCGGCGCACCGTGGCGTGGCCGCAGCCGGACGCCGAGCTCCGCGTGCTCGCTTGCGTGCACGTGCCCCGCGACGCCCCCGCGGCCATCACGCTTGTCGACGTCCTGTGGCCCTCGCGGCGCTCACCTATCGCCGTGCACGCCCTTCACCTCATCGAGTTTGCCGGTCGCGCCTCGGCTCTCCTCTTGATCAACGCCGCTGCCCCGGCCGCCTCTTCCTCTGAGTTCTCGGACCAGGGCCGGAGCCACGTGGAGATGCAGTTCAAGCACATCGCCCACGCCTTCATGGCTTACGCGGAGAACCACGCGCCAGGCGGCGTCTTGGCGCGCACCATGGCCGCCGTGTCGCCGTACGCGTCCATGCACGAGGATatcaccgccgccgccgaggacCAGCACTCGGCGCTCATCGTGCTCCCGTTCCACAAGCACCGGTCGGTGGACGGCGGCATGGAGGTGTCCCACCCGGCGATCCAGTCGCTGAACGCCAGCGTGCAGTCCTGCTCGCCATGCACGGTGGCCATTCTCGTCGACCGGAGCCTCGGCAGCGGCGGCACCTTGCCGGGTGGAGCCGGCGGGTATCGCGTGGCGGCGCTCTTCTTCGGCGGGCGCGACGACCGCGAGGTGGTGGCCCTGGCCACCCGCATGGCGCGCAACCCGGCCGTCGACCTCACCGTGATGCGCTTCGTCCAGAAGGGCAGGGCCGGCAGCATGACCTCGAGCGAGTTCGACGCCCTCAAGGAGCGCAAGGCCGACGACTGGTGCATGCGGGAGTTCCTGGAGCGAGCCAACGCCGGCGGTGGGGGCGTGGACTACTGCGAGAGGGGGGTGTTCAACGCGAGCGAGATGGTGGCGGAGATACGGAACGTGGAGGCGGCCGGGAAGGACCTTTTCTTGGTGAGCAGGACGCCGGGGGCGACGGGACTGACGGCCGGGATGTCGGACTGGAGCGAGTGCCCGGAGCTGGGGCCGATCGGGGACCTGCTTGTGTCCAAGGACTTCCAGACCAAGGCGTCCGTGCTGGTGGTGCAGTCCTACGGGagggcggcggcgtcgtcggcgtcggcgtcttccgaaTTTGCTGTTGGCGAGGCCGTCTTGCCGGCGCCAGAGGCCATCATGCCGGCGACCTCCATGGGGCACCCGCCAAGGCGCCCACGACAACATTCACATTCTGACATTATGCTTTGA
- the LOC123134545 gene encoding uncharacterized protein: MAMVLKRRRSERTHADQPYRCDSSKRISRNKSAALETINGFYAAALDRLPLDEMPALAPRLLKAGLCVGFADPVSNIIFNTVSSYGRRKPAVAATSTPDDAQKEKKKARRRRRKALSRAVSGTGKVKHWPPPRRLLRGMPIAERSLRALVAFLTCYFPRLPACEALEYLCLANADLLSAVRLVEEDRNSSGSFSFASRTTKTALKCAALAACHPMPRALVNRSYSLASRMEQLSQLLATGGGCLSCTAIENIHALMIKPRRKLGGLAGVTPPQFHLELNRPPPFVATKSLRSTLLQKIYGFYLKALALLPTDGLRTHHHRGLLKAGHCYGPLTDPVSNIVLNALWYNAPFPPAGGLSRATMICSRSLVLVAYRSLRGLVAYIRAYFRTMSEYQAMHCLLFTEVNLWGAMELARQQGHTEGTMLRQYSAYKAAATAAQHPDPDAVVEFFMSTFPMMPLPKEEDEALDVERIQQLLSEYCSTPSDSAHTVPVLSEGGSKFLSCILRDFHEEERFVCTKVNVMLKKYTQRTGGPEYELHVICGLNSNVGKAFVWGLHYGPLLSWRPKKTQHSHINFLARPRDLHSSDTVPILFFAECSNDEDAVDEQSCWPVTGHPGRCYYCEKEGAKIVHPDLEKYIGRDTDFERMARDDRSSTTTEDSISDGEFIIDSSVEVCEEDCIYFDADRDAKFAEFLNSRGRTMQGPRLV; the protein is encoded by the exons ATGGCCATGGTTCTCAAGCGCCGCCGGAGCGAGCGTACCCACGCCGATCAACCCTACAGATGCGACAGCTCGAAGCGCATCTCCCGCAACAAATCGGCGGCGCTGGAGACCATCAACGGGTTCTACGCGGCGGCGCTGGACAGGCTGCCGCTGGACGAGATGCCGGCGCTGGCCCCGCGCCTCCTCAAGGCCGGCCTCTGCGTCGGCTTCGCCGACCCCGTCTCCAACATCATCTTCAACACCGTCTCCTCCTACGGCCGCCGCAAGCCCGCGGTCGCGGCGACGTCCACGCCCGACGACGCCCAGAAGGAAAAGAAGAaggcgaggaggcggcgacggaAGGCGCTCTCCCGGGCGGTCTCCGGCACCGGGAAGGTCAAGCActggccgccgccccgccgcctcctccgcggcATGCCCATCGCCGAGCGGTCGCTCAGGGCGCTCGTCGCGTTCCTCACCTGCTACTTCCCCCGCCTCCCCGCCTGCGAGGCGCTCGAGTATCTCTGCCTGGCCAACGCCGACCTTCTCTCCGCCGTGCGGCTCGTCGAGGAGGACCGCAACTCCAGCGGCAGCTTCAGCTTCGCCTCCCGGACCACCAAGACGGCCCTCAAGTGCGCCGCCCTGGCAGCCTGCCACCCCATGCCCAGGGCCCTCGTCAACAGGTCCTACTCGCTCGCCTCTCGGATGGAGCAATTGTCCCAGCTCCTGGCGACCGGAGGCGGCTGCCTCTCCTGCACCGCCATCGAGAACATCCACGCATTGATGATCAAGCCCCGGCGGAAGCTTGGAGGCCTCGCCGGAGTAACACCGCCGCAGTTCCATCTGGAGCTGAACAGACCGCCGCCGTTCGTTGCTACAAAATCTCTGCGGAGCACCCTGCTCCAGAAGATCTACGGATTCTACCTCAAGGCACTCGCGTTGCTGCCGACGGACGGCCTGCGCACGCACCACCACAGGGGCCTCCTCAAGGCTGGCCACTGCTACGGGCCATTGACGGATCCCGTCTCCAACATTGTGCTCAACGCTCTCTGGTACAACGCGCCGTTCCCGCCGGCAGGAGGGCTTTCTCGGGCCACCATGATCTGCTCACGCAGCCTTGTTCTCGTCGCATACCGCTCCCTTCGTGGCCTCGTTGCTTACATCCGCGCTTACTTTCGCACCATGTCTGAATACCAAGCCATGCATTGTCTGCTCTTCACAGAGGTCAATCTTTGGGGAGCAATGGAATTGGCAAGGCAACAAGGACACACTGAGGGAACTATGCTGAGGCAGTACAGCGCCTACAAGGCTGCAGCCACCGCAGCACAGCACCCAGATCCTGATGCCGTTGTAGAATTTTTCATGTCAACCTTTCCCATGATGCCTCTacccaaggaggaggacgaggcattGGATGTGGAACGCATCCAGCAGTTGCTGTCTGAGTATTGTTCAACTCCCAGTGATTCAGCTCACACAGTTCCTGTACTCTCTGAGGGGGGATCCAAGTTCCTGTCGTGCATTCTGAGAGATTTCCACGAAGAGGAACGTTTTGTCTGTACGAAGGTCAATGTCATGCTGAAGAAATACACACAGCGAACTGGG GGACCTGAATATGAGCTTCATGTCATCTGTGGCTTGAACTCAAACGTAGGCAAAGCTTTTGTTTGGGGCCTCCATTATGGCCCCTTGCTTTCTTGGCGCCCAAAGAAAACTCAGCATTCTCACATCaactttttggcaaggccgagagATTTGCATTCTTCTGACACAGTTCCTATACTGTTCTTTGCTGAATGCTCCAACGATGAAGATGCCGTCGATGAACAGTCATGTTGGCCGGTCACGGGACATCCTG GCCGTTGTTATTACTGTGAGAAAGAAGGTGCAAAGATTGTACATCCAGATCTAGAGAagtatattgggcgtgacactgacTTTGAGCGCATGGCTCGCGATGACCGCAGTAGCACGACGACTGAAGATTCTATCAGTGATGGCGAGTTTATAATTGATTCTTCTGTAGAGGTATGTGAGGAGGATTGCATCTATTTCGATGCCGATAGAGACGCCAAGTTTGCAGAGTTCTTGAATTCCCGTGGTAGGACTATGCAGGGTCCCAGACTCGTTTAG